Proteins encoded by one window of Caldisericia bacterium:
- a CDS encoding PD-(D/E)XK nuclease family protein: MRLSFSKIWTYLECPLKFYFQYIKKLPTKPKPYFSFGKSIHLALSEFHKLPPYPPLESLIESLIKNWISEGYSSKEEELRELERAKEILRRYYFRNIFNYQKAFAVEQKVIFKINGIEMISYIDRIDKIGDDYEIVEYKTGKNGLAYKSLGLLDESNLLQMSIYKIAAKEILKKKPKYITLYYLSLPQEKIKLDIPEEKIEESKNIILEVYKGIEEGYFPKRENKFCNFCDFRKECELWKK, encoded by the coding sequence ATGAGACTTAGCTTCTCCAAGATATGGACATACCTTGAGTGTCCATTAAAATTTTACTTCCAGTACATAAAAAAGCTTCCAACAAAGCCAAAACCTTATTTTTCCTTTGGTAAAAGTATTCACCTTGCACTTTCAGAATTTCATAAACTTCCACCTTATCCCCCCCTTGAATCTCTAATAGAATCTCTTATAAAAAACTGGATAAGTGAGGGATACTCATCTAAAGAAGAAGAATTAAGGGAGCTTGAAAGAGCAAAGGAGATCTTAAGAAGATACTACTTTAGAAACATATTTAACTATCAGAAAGCCTTTGCAGTAGAGCAGAAGGTGATATTTAAAATAAACGGAATTGAAATGATAAGTTATATTGATAGGATTGATAAGATTGGAGATGACTATGAGATTGTGGAGTATAAAACTGGGAAAAATGGTTTAGCATATAAATCACTGGGACTTCTTGATGAAAGTAATCTCCTTCAAATGTCAATATACAAGATTGCTGCTAAAGAAATTCTTAAGAAAAAACCAAAGTATATTACACTTTACTACCTCTCATTACCGCAGGAAAAGATAAAACTGGATATACCAGAAGAAAAAATAGAGGAGAGTAAGAATATTATTCTTGAGGTTTATAAAGGAATAGAGGAAGGGTACTTTCCAAAGAGAGAGAACAAATTCTGTAATTTCTGTGATTTCAGAAAGGAGTGTGAATTATGGAAAAAGTAA
- a CDS encoding dephospho-CoA kinase, with protein sequence MKLIGLTGNIACGKSKISAYLKEHGFKIIDADSLGKIVLSREEVKNKVVRTFGKEILKDDFVIDRKKLGNIVFSSRENLEKLNRITLPPLTKLVKSKIRELKRKKVKYGVLDAAILIEASWDRFIHEIWVVYAKPEVQLERLMKRENFTKEEALKRINAQMPIEEKIKRADVVIDNSGDWEETKKQVDKALKRFLEDET encoded by the coding sequence ATGAAATTGATAGGACTCACAGGGAATATTGCATGTGGTAAATCAAAGATAAGTGCCTATTTAAAAGAACATGGTTTTAAAATTATTGACGCTGATTCCTTGGGAAAGATAGTACTCTCAAGAGAAGAGGTAAAGAATAAAGTCGTAAGAACTTTTGGTAAGGAAATACTCAAAGATGATTTTGTAATTGACAGAAAAAAACTTGGAAACATTGTATTTTCCTCAAGAGAAAACCTTGAGAAACTGAACAGAATCACACTTCCACCTCTTACAAAACTTGTAAAAAGTAAGATAAGAGAACTTAAGAGAAAGAAAGTAAAGTATGGAGTGCTTGATGCCGCAATCCTAATTGAGGCATCCTGGGACAGGTTTATTCACGAAATTTGGGTGGTTTATGCAAAACCTGAAGTTCAACTTGAAAGACTGATGAAGAGAGAGAATTTTACGAAAGAGGAAGCTTTAAAGAGAATCAATGCACAGATGCCCATAGAAGAGAAGATAAAAAGGGCAGATGTGGTGATAGACAACTCTGGAGATTGGGAAGAGACAAAAAAACAGGTTGATAAAGCTTTAAAGAGGTTTCTTGAAGATGAGACTTAG